The following coding sequences lie in one Aquabacterium olei genomic window:
- a CDS encoding Rieske (2Fe-2S) protein — MPDSPVQLCRSEDLAELGLAVCFDVAEFGRKTPAFAVRYQGAVHAFLNRCAHVPAEMDWQAGQFWDADKRFLVCSIHGALYQPATGLCVSGPCRGGRLQPIRITEQDGQVCWYPDERIQPLSNPIHP; from the coding sequence CCGGTGCAGCTGTGCCGGTCGGAAGACCTGGCGGAGCTCGGGTTGGCTGTGTGCTTCGATGTGGCCGAGTTCGGCCGCAAGACCCCGGCCTTTGCCGTTCGCTACCAGGGCGCTGTACATGCCTTCCTGAACCGCTGCGCCCATGTGCCCGCCGAGATGGACTGGCAGGCCGGGCAGTTCTGGGATGCCGACAAGCGTTTTCTGGTCTGCTCCATCCACGGTGCGCTGTATCAGCCGGCCACCGGGCTGTGTGTGTCCGGGCCCTGCCGCGGCGGGCGACTGCAGCCCATCCGCATCACCGAACAGGATGGCCAGGTCTGTTGGTATCCTGACGAGCGTATCCAGCCTCTTTCCAATCCCATTCATCCATGA
- a CDS encoding S49 family peptidase: protein MSEVESSRADLSGAQQALLNDLARAYLAQHRRERRWRWVWRLFWLGVAASMVWGAMSNMPSATAPVTPHTALVEVRGEIASDAEANADNLMTALRSAFEDQGARAVVLRVNSPGGSPVQAGLVNDEIRRLKALHKKKVYAVCEEMCASAAYYIAVAADQIYVDKASMVGSIGVLMDGFGFTGVMDKFGVERRLMTAGENKAMLDPYSPRNPQHEAYAQAMLDQIHQQFIDVVKTGRGKRLKDDPTTFTGLFWNGQQAVNLGLADHLGSLDGVARDVVKAEEVIDYTQKSNLAERLAKRFGAAIGDGAVRALRSMSVVR, encoded by the coding sequence ATGAGCGAAGTCGAATCTTCTCGCGCCGACCTGTCGGGCGCACAGCAGGCCCTGCTGAACGACCTGGCGCGCGCCTACCTCGCGCAGCATCGGCGCGAGCGTCGGTGGCGCTGGGTGTGGCGTCTTTTCTGGTTGGGCGTGGCGGCGAGCATGGTGTGGGGTGCGATGAGCAACATGCCGTCGGCCACCGCGCCGGTCACGCCGCACACGGCGCTGGTCGAGGTGCGTGGCGAGATCGCCTCTGACGCCGAGGCCAATGCCGACAACCTGATGACGGCCCTGCGCAGTGCCTTCGAGGACCAGGGCGCCCGCGCCGTGGTGCTTCGCGTCAACTCGCCGGGCGGCAGCCCGGTGCAGGCAGGATTGGTCAACGACGAGATCCGCCGTCTGAAGGCGCTTCACAAGAAGAAGGTGTACGCGGTGTGCGAGGAAATGTGCGCGTCTGCGGCGTACTACATCGCCGTCGCGGCCGACCAGATCTACGTGGACAAGGCCTCCATGGTCGGGTCGATCGGCGTGCTGATGGACGGCTTCGGTTTCACGGGGGTCATGGACAAGTTCGGCGTCGAACGCCGCCTGATGACCGCGGGTGAAAACAAGGCCATGTTGGATCCGTACTCGCCGCGCAATCCGCAGCATGAGGCGTATGCGCAGGCCATGCTCGATCAGATTCACCAGCAGTTCATCGACGTGGTGAAGACCGGGCGGGGCAAGCGTCTGAAAGACGACCCGACGACGTTCACGGGCCTGTTCTGGAACGGGCAGCAGGCCGTGAACCTGGGCCTGGCCGACCACCTGGGCAGCCTCGATGGCGTGGCCCGCGATGTGGTCAAGGCCGAAGAGGTCATCGACTACACGCAGAAGTCCAACCTGGCCGAGCGGCTGGCCAAGCGCTTCGGTGCGGCCATTGGCGACGGCGCCGTGCGCGCCCTGCGCAGCATGAGCGTGGTCCGCTGA
- a CDS encoding HDOD domain-containing protein codes for MIDRPLPTLQAWSDAFHGAEVPVLPVTAAEIQRLAQIEEERGTVDAHTLAEAFAPDPLMTLRVLTHVSHYCTRLNVEPPESLVGALVMQGIGPFFRAFASPAVTDEVLAAVPAARAGLADVVLRARRAAHFAMGFAIRRQDEDAAVIQEAALLHDFAEMLLWCHAPALALTIAQQLEADHTRRSADVQQAVLGITLGELSHHLMHRWQLPDLLLQATEPGQRPQPRAQTVKLAVRIARHTRYGWDDPHAQAALHDDAADVARLLTLSQEAATRLIMAMDS; via the coding sequence ATGATCGACCGCCCCCTTCCCACCCTGCAGGCCTGGAGCGACGCCTTCCACGGCGCCGAGGTGCCCGTGCTGCCCGTCACGGCCGCCGAGATCCAGCGACTTGCCCAGATCGAAGAAGAGCGGGGCACCGTCGACGCCCACACGCTGGCGGAGGCCTTCGCACCGGACCCCCTGATGACCCTGCGCGTGCTGACGCACGTGTCGCATTACTGCACCCGGCTGAACGTCGAGCCCCCGGAGAGCCTGGTGGGCGCCCTCGTCATGCAAGGCATCGGGCCGTTCTTCAGGGCATTCGCCTCACCCGCCGTCACCGATGAGGTGCTGGCCGCAGTGCCCGCTGCCCGGGCCGGTCTCGCGGACGTCGTCCTGCGCGCACGCCGCGCGGCCCATTTCGCGATGGGCTTCGCCATCCGCCGGCAGGACGAGGACGCTGCGGTGATTCAGGAAGCCGCCCTGTTGCACGACTTTGCCGAGATGCTGCTGTGGTGTCATGCGCCAGCCCTGGCGCTCACCATCGCGCAGCAACTGGAGGCCGACCACACCCGCCGATCTGCCGACGTGCAGCAGGCCGTGCTCGGCATCACACTGGGCGAGCTGTCGCACCATCTGATGCACCGGTGGCAGCTGCCCGACCTGCTGCTGCAGGCCACCGAGCCCGGCCAGCGGCCCCAGCCGCGCGCGCAGACCGTCAAGCTGGCGGTGCGCATAGCCCGCCACACCCGCTACGGCTGGGACGACCCGCACGCACAGGCTGCGCTGCACGACGACGCGGCGGACGTGGCCCGCCTGCTCACACTGTCGCAGGAGGCGGCCACCCGCCTCATCATGGCAATGGACAGCTGA
- a CDS encoding chalcone isomerase family protein → MRKLTQTLAVSLALLSPAAWSAVEVKGVRFEDTRQVGGQTLQRNGTGVRVKLVFDVYAATLYLPRKETTAAGVLGQSGPKSLQIVLLRELTGEEFADAMMTGFRQNHTDAEQARYKARLDDIKAAMLAFGKARKGMVVHFEFVPGSGTQLLVNGERKGNVLPGEDFYNAMLAIWLGEQPVDKSLKAGLLGAQ, encoded by the coding sequence ATGCGCAAACTGACCCAGACCCTTGCTGTGAGCCTCGCCCTGCTGTCCCCCGCTGCCTGGTCGGCGGTGGAGGTCAAGGGCGTGCGTTTTGAAGACACCCGCCAGGTCGGCGGCCAGACGCTCCAGCGCAATGGCACGGGCGTGCGGGTCAAGCTCGTGTTCGACGTCTATGCCGCCACGCTGTATCTGCCTCGCAAGGAAACCACGGCCGCTGGCGTGCTGGGCCAGTCGGGGCCGAAGAGCCTACAGATCGTGCTGCTGCGTGAACTGACCGGCGAGGAATTTGCCGATGCCATGATGACCGGCTTCCGCCAGAACCACACCGACGCCGAGCAGGCCCGCTACAAGGCTCGGCTGGACGACATCAAGGCCGCGATGCTGGCATTCGGCAAGGCCCGCAAAGGCATGGTCGTGCACTTCGAGTTCGTGCCGGGCTCGGGTACCCAGCTGCTCGTCAACGGTGAACGCAAGGGTAACGTGCTGCCGGGCGAGGATTTCTACAACGCCATGCTCGCCATCTGGCTGGGCGAGCAGCCGGTGGACAAGAGCCTGAAGGCAGGTCTGCTGGGCGCGCAGTGA
- a CDS encoding type III pantothenate kinase: MAFLVIDIGNTRLKWGLYEQGQPGAALLAHGAVPLEDIDHLWETDWSRLSRRPVAMLGCVVAGEAIKRRVEEQLLQGWGLRPHWMSATAFGGGVINGYEHPQRLGADRWAAIIGARQHALRVSPENPPPVLAVMVGTAVTVDSVDASGRFLGGLILPGFGLMYRALESGTAGLKVPTGEVRDFPTNTSDALMSGGTDAIAGAIERTMRRLRVACGRDPLLIMSGGAVSRLSHVEELPALVVENLIFEGLLTLAGNASKNEA; this comes from the coding sequence ATGGCCTTTCTCGTCATCGACATTGGCAACACCCGCCTGAAATGGGGGCTGTATGAGCAGGGGCAGCCGGGCGCCGCCTTGCTGGCCCACGGCGCCGTGCCGCTGGAAGACATCGATCATCTATGGGAGACGGACTGGTCTCGTCTGTCCCGACGGCCGGTGGCCATGCTGGGGTGTGTGGTGGCGGGTGAGGCCATCAAGCGCCGCGTGGAGGAGCAACTGCTGCAGGGTTGGGGCTTGCGCCCTCACTGGATGTCGGCCACCGCTTTCGGTGGCGGGGTCATCAACGGCTATGAACATCCTCAACGGCTGGGCGCCGACCGGTGGGCCGCCATCATCGGTGCACGTCAACACGCGCTGCGTGTGTCACCCGAGAACCCACCGCCGGTGCTGGCCGTCATGGTGGGCACTGCCGTCACTGTGGATTCGGTGGACGCGAGCGGCCGCTTCCTTGGTGGCCTCATCCTGCCGGGCTTCGGCCTGATGTACCGGGCGCTGGAAAGCGGCACGGCCGGCCTCAAGGTGCCGACCGGTGAGGTGCGCGATTTTCCGACCAACACCAGCGACGCCCTGATGAGCGGCGGCACGGACGCGATTGCGGGCGCCATCGAGCGCACCATGCGCCGCCTGCGTGTGGCGTGCGGGCGCGATCCCCTGCTCATCATGTCGGGCGGGGCCGTTTCCCGCCTGTCGCATGTGGAGGAACTGCCGGCCCTGGTGGTCGAGAACCTCATCTTCGAGGGCCTCCTCACGCTGGCCGGCAACGCGTCAAAGAATGAAGCGTGA
- the hslU gene encoding ATP-dependent protease ATPase subunit HslU translates to MSMTPQEIVSELDRHIVGQRDAKRAVAIALRNRWRRQQVDDKLRGEITPKNILMIGPTGVGKTEIARRLARLADAPFIKVEATKFTEVGYVGKDVDTIIRDLVESAVKQERARQMQLQRVKAEDAAEERILDVLVPPPRSEFGLAQAQPDNTARQVMRKRLREGTLDDREIEIELSDARTPSVEILSPAGGGMEDMAEQIKGLFSQISQGKRSTRKLKIAEARVQLIDEEAARLLNDDEVKARALERAEQNGIVFIDEIDKVASRAEGNGAEVSRQGVQRDLLPLVEGTTVQTKYGMVKTDHILFIASGAFHLSRPSDLIPELQGRFPIRVELSSLSIDDFEAILSQPKASLIKQYQALLSAEGVTLDFTPGALRRIAQIAFEVNERTENIGARRLATVMERLLDELSFDAPNQSGQSHTVDEAEVERRLGELSRNEDLSRFIL, encoded by the coding sequence ATGAGCATGACCCCACAGGAAATCGTCAGCGAGCTGGACCGTCACATCGTGGGCCAGCGCGACGCCAAGCGCGCGGTCGCCATCGCGCTGCGCAACCGCTGGCGCCGTCAGCAGGTCGATGACAAGCTGCGCGGCGAGATCACCCCCAAAAACATCCTGATGATCGGCCCGACAGGCGTCGGCAAGACCGAGATCGCCCGCCGCCTTGCCCGCCTCGCAGACGCCCCCTTCATCAAGGTGGAAGCCACGAAGTTCACCGAGGTGGGCTATGTTGGCAAGGATGTGGACACCATCATCCGTGATCTGGTGGAATCGGCCGTGAAGCAGGAGCGCGCCCGCCAGATGCAGTTGCAGCGCGTGAAGGCGGAAGATGCCGCGGAAGAGCGCATCCTCGACGTGCTGGTGCCGCCGCCGCGCAGCGAGTTCGGGCTGGCTCAGGCCCAGCCCGACAACACCGCGCGCCAGGTGATGCGCAAGCGCCTGCGCGAAGGCACGCTGGACGATCGTGAAATCGAGATCGAACTGAGCGATGCCCGCACGCCTTCGGTCGAGATCCTGAGCCCGGCCGGTGGCGGCATGGAGGACATGGCCGAGCAGATCAAGGGCCTGTTCTCGCAGATCAGCCAGGGCAAGCGCAGCACGCGCAAGCTCAAGATCGCCGAGGCACGCGTCCAGCTGATCGACGAGGAAGCCGCCCGGCTGCTCAACGACGACGAAGTGAAGGCCAGGGCGCTGGAGCGCGCCGAGCAGAACGGCATCGTCTTCATCGACGAGATCGACAAGGTGGCCAGCCGCGCAGAGGGCAATGGTGCCGAAGTCTCACGCCAGGGCGTGCAGCGCGACCTGCTGCCGCTGGTGGAAGGCACGACCGTCCAGACCAAGTACGGCATGGTCAAGACCGACCACATCCTCTTTATCGCGTCAGGGGCCTTTCATCTGAGCCGCCCCAGTGACCTCATCCCCGAGTTGCAGGGCCGTTTCCCCATTCGTGTGGAGCTGTCCTCGCTGTCCATCGACGACTTCGAGGCCATCCTGAGTCAGCCGAAGGCCAGCCTGATCAAGCAGTATCAGGCGCTGCTGTCGGCCGAAGGGGTCACGCTGGACTTCACGCCCGGCGCCCTGCGCCGCATCGCGCAGATTGCATTCGAGGTCAACGAGCGAACCGAGAACATCGGTGCGCGGCGCCTGGCCACGGTGATGGAGCGCCTGCTGGACGAGTTGTCGTTCGATGCCCCCAACCAGTCGGGGCAGAGTCACACCGTGGACGAGGCGGAGGTCGAGCGCCGGCTGGGTGAACTGTCGCGCAACGAAGACCTGTCACGCTTCATTCTTTGA
- the hslV gene encoding ATP-dependent protease subunit HslV, whose translation MDSYHGTTIVSIRRQTPQGWEVAMGGDGQVTLGHIVVKATARKVRKLHRDQVLAGFAGATADAFTLFERFEAKLEKHQGNLARAAVELTRDWRTDRVLRKLEAMLAVADRETSLIITGNGDVLEPEHGIIAIGSGGAYAQAAARALVAHTALSAADMVKQSLSIAGDLCIYTNQNHTIETLG comes from the coding sequence ATGGACTCCTACCACGGCACCACCATCGTCAGCATTCGCCGCCAGACCCCGCAGGGCTGGGAAGTGGCCATGGGCGGCGACGGCCAGGTCACCCTGGGCCACATCGTCGTGAAGGCCACGGCACGCAAGGTCCGCAAGCTCCACCGTGACCAGGTGCTGGCCGGTTTTGCGGGCGCCACGGCCGATGCCTTCACCCTGTTCGAGCGTTTCGAGGCCAAGCTCGAGAAGCACCAGGGCAACCTGGCCCGCGCCGCGGTGGAACTCACCCGCGACTGGCGTACCGACCGCGTGCTGCGCAAGCTCGAAGCCATGCTGGCCGTGGCCGACCGCGAAACGTCGCTCATCATCACGGGCAACGGCGACGTCCTGGAGCCCGAGCACGGCATCATCGCCATCGGCTCGGGCGGCGCCTATGCCCAGGCCGCGGCCCGCGCGCTGGTGGCCCACACCGCGCTGAGCGCCGCCGACATGGTCAAACAGTCGCTGAGCATTGCCGGCGACCTGTGCATCTACACCAACCAGAACCACACCATCGAGACGCTGGGCTGA
- a CDS encoding STAS domain-containing protein, with protein sequence MSKESGGFLRKVVRFVANPTTDWTELDTPSAEAAESQYAKSEIKAMIERKRRNDFVRKRELDMLRKIRREGLSPDNALALSGNSNIDPDSRPHSGARSDIAVKAKIDEIEQQMVGGAPRTVNLPSRPANIPTLPMGDTMPAAHPPNLPVTLPMSFDEDIPQVSEAVLQSARASSRGMTQPLTLPPTMPLTAPMAPSGFQNAMDVHVTELVHDPELDEAVIAFANADFDQCERSLLDLIHPGGSRHDVQECWLVLFDFYRSIDQAQKFDQLAVSFAQKFGVSAPQWFSYPGKVAAFLATTSGGAHASAGARTDEGPATEAGEDPLAGVLEGWVAPPVIDADAVAQLRVETLQMPRPWTMDWSRVLRVTPDGALHLGQMVRQWADQPLSLVWQGVPQMLAVLGDASPTGSRDVDPAYWMLRLDLLRLINRPVEFDETAIDYCITFERSPPSWEPARCSVQEGQDVIHPHSRAMSHVSEVTTMFVESRLQQDTGVVQVASLNLSGQLSGDIGTTLEQLDNQLGASVALDIDCEHLLRVDFIAAGDLLNWVLARRAEGREVSFLNPHRLVALFFGAMGINEHARVKLLTR encoded by the coding sequence ATGAGCAAGGAATCCGGCGGTTTCCTGCGCAAGGTCGTGCGCTTTGTCGCCAACCCCACGACCGACTGGACGGAGCTCGACACGCCGAGCGCCGAGGCCGCAGAAAGCCAGTACGCCAAGAGCGAGATCAAGGCGATGATCGAGCGCAAGCGGCGCAACGACTTCGTGCGCAAGCGCGAGCTCGACATGCTGCGCAAGATCCGGCGTGAAGGCCTGAGCCCGGACAACGCGCTGGCGCTCAGTGGCAACTCCAACATCGACCCGGACTCCCGGCCGCACAGCGGCGCGCGCTCCGACATCGCGGTCAAGGCCAAGATCGACGAGATCGAACAGCAGATGGTTGGCGGGGCCCCTCGCACGGTCAACCTGCCCAGCCGCCCGGCGAACATTCCGACGCTGCCCATGGGCGACACGATGCCCGCGGCGCACCCGCCCAACCTCCCGGTCACGCTGCCGATGTCCTTCGACGAGGACATCCCCCAGGTGTCGGAAGCGGTGCTGCAGTCGGCCCGCGCCTCCAGCCGGGGCATGACACAGCCGCTGACCCTGCCGCCCACGATGCCGTTGACGGCACCGATGGCGCCCAGCGGCTTCCAGAACGCCATGGACGTGCACGTGACGGAGTTGGTGCACGACCCCGAACTGGACGAGGCCGTGATCGCCTTCGCGAATGCGGACTTCGATCAGTGCGAGCGCAGCCTGCTCGACCTGATTCACCCAGGCGGCAGCCGCCATGACGTGCAGGAATGCTGGCTGGTGCTGTTCGACTTCTATCGGTCCATCGACCAGGCGCAGAAGTTTGACCAGCTTGCCGTGTCGTTCGCCCAGAAATTCGGGGTTTCCGCACCGCAGTGGTTCTCGTACCCTGGCAAGGTCGCGGCCTTTCTCGCCACCACCTCGGGCGGCGCCCATGCATCGGCCGGGGCACGCACGGACGAAGGGCCCGCCACGGAAGCAGGCGAGGACCCGCTGGCGGGTGTGCTCGAAGGCTGGGTGGCGCCACCCGTGATCGACGCCGATGCGGTGGCCCAGCTGCGGGTTGAAACCCTGCAGATGCCCCGCCCCTGGACAATGGACTGGAGCCGCGTGCTGCGCGTGACGCCCGACGGCGCCCTGCACCTCGGGCAGATGGTCCGGCAGTGGGCCGATCAGCCGTTGTCGCTGGTGTGGCAAGGGGTGCCGCAGATGCTCGCGGTGCTCGGTGACGCCTCTCCCACCGGTAGCCGCGACGTGGACCCGGCCTACTGGATGCTGCGCCTTGATCTGCTGCGGCTCATCAACCGCCCGGTCGAGTTCGATGAGACGGCCATCGACTACTGCATCACCTTCGAGCGCTCGCCCCCGTCGTGGGAGCCGGCACGGTGCTCGGTCCAGGAAGGTCAGGACGTCATCCACCCGCACTCGCGCGCCATGTCGCACGTGAGCGAGGTGACGACCATGTTTGTCGAGTCACGACTCCAGCAGGACACCGGCGTGGTTCAGGTGGCCTCGCTCAATCTGTCCGGGCAGCTGTCGGGTGACATCGGCACCACCCTGGAACAGCTGGACAACCAGCTGGGCGCCAGCGTGGCGCTCGACATCGACTGCGAACACCTGCTGCGCGTGGATTTCATTGCCGCAGGTGATCTGCTCAACTGGGTACTGGCCCGGCGCGCCGAGGGGCGCGAAGTCAGCTTCCTCAACCCTCACCGACTGGTCGCCCTGTTCTTCGGCGCCATGGGCATCAACGAGCATGCCCGGGTCAAGCTCTTGACCCGTTGA
- the dksA gene encoding RNA polymerase-binding protein DksA → MPSTATKVDTKLANAWKSKAGRDLTEAELMAMPEGEYMNDKQLDFFRARLEAQKEDLLSNAGETTEHLREDTSIVPDPADRATIEEEHALELRTRDRERKLLKKISQALARLDSGEYGFCDETGEPIGLGRLLARPTATLSLEAQQRRELKQKMFGD, encoded by the coding sequence ATGCCAAGCACCGCCACCAAGGTTGACACCAAACTCGCCAACGCCTGGAAATCCAAAGCCGGGCGCGACCTGACGGAAGCCGAACTGATGGCCATGCCGGAAGGCGAGTACATGAACGACAAGCAGCTGGACTTCTTCCGCGCCCGCCTGGAAGCGCAGAAGGAAGACCTGCTGTCCAACGCCGGCGAGACCACGGAACACCTCCGCGAAGACACGTCGATCGTGCCCGATCCGGCCGACCGCGCCACCATCGAGGAAGAGCACGCGCTCGAACTCCGCACCCGCGACCGCGAGCGCAAGCTGCTCAAGAAAATTTCTCAGGCCCTGGCCCGTCTGGATTCTGGCGAATACGGTTTCTGCGACGAGACCGGCGAGCCCATCGGCCTGGGCCGCCTGCTGGCGCGCCCCACGGCCACCCTGTCGCTCGAGGCACAGCAGCGCCGCGAGCTCAAGCAGAAGATGTTCGGGGATTAA
- a CDS encoding CobW family GTP-binding protein translates to MSLIPVTILTGFLGSGKTTLLKRILTEAHGQRIAVIENEFGEENIDNDILVADTEEQIIQMSNGCICCTIREDLRETLSDLAKQKKAGTLTFDRVVIETTGVADPGPVAQTFFMDDEIAELYLLDAIVTLVDAKHGEKQLDDRQEARRQVGFADQIFMSKTDLVTAEEADALSHRIKHMNPRAPQKRVHFGEVPISEVFDLKGFNLNAKLDIDPDFLKEDGHGHGHHHHHDHDHAHGEHCDHPHHHAHDDDVKSFVYKNTKPFDATKLEDFLGSMVQIYGPKMLRYKGVLHVKGMERKVVFQGVHQLMGSDMGPKWAAGEQKISKLVFIGIDLPQDLFKAGLDQCLA, encoded by the coding sequence CGGTCAGCGCATCGCCGTCATCGAGAACGAGTTCGGCGAGGAAAACATCGACAACGACATCCTGGTGGCCGACACCGAGGAGCAGATCATCCAGATGAGCAACGGCTGCATCTGCTGCACCATCCGGGAAGACCTCCGCGAGACACTGTCCGATCTGGCCAAGCAGAAAAAGGCCGGCACCCTCACGTTCGACCGCGTGGTGATCGAGACCACCGGCGTGGCCGATCCGGGCCCCGTGGCCCAGACTTTCTTCATGGACGACGAGATCGCCGAGCTGTATCTGCTGGACGCCATCGTCACGCTCGTCGACGCCAAGCACGGCGAGAAACAGCTGGACGACCGCCAGGAAGCGCGCCGCCAGGTCGGCTTTGCCGACCAGATCTTCATGAGCAAGACCGATCTGGTCACGGCCGAAGAGGCCGACGCGCTGTCGCATCGCATCAAGCACATGAACCCCCGCGCGCCCCAGAAACGGGTGCATTTCGGCGAGGTACCGATCTCCGAGGTGTTCGACCTCAAGGGCTTCAACCTCAACGCCAAGCTCGACATCGACCCGGACTTCCTGAAGGAAGACGGCCATGGTCACGGGCACCACCATCACCACGACCATGACCACGCGCATGGCGAACACTGCGACCATCCGCACCACCACGCGCACGACGACGACGTGAAATCGTTCGTGTACAAGAACACGAAGCCCTTCGACGCGACCAAGCTGGAAGATTTCCTCGGCTCGATGGTGCAGATCTACGGCCCCAAGATGCTGCGCTACAAGGGCGTTCTGCACGTGAAGGGCATGGAGCGCAAGGTCGTCTTCCAGGGCGTGCATCAGTTGATGGGCAGCGACATGGGACCGAAGTGGGCCGCCGGCGAGCAGAAGATCAGCAAGCTGGTGTTCATCGGAATTGACCTGCCTCAGGATCTGTTCAAAGCCGGGCTGGATCAGTGTCTGGCGTGA